Proteins encoded in a region of the Triplophysa dalaica isolate WHDGS20190420 chromosome 10, ASM1584641v1, whole genome shotgun sequence genome:
- the LOC130429832 gene encoding natural killer cell receptor 2B4-like, with the protein MEGHSVTLHTDTQLHTHDVIEWMFGVQSPDEIIAEINREANITSFIIERLKNHLQLNPQTGSLIITNIKTQHTGLYQLEITRQTSVHKRHFNLTVYASLPIPVITSNTSDCSSSKCSVLCSVMNVSHDVSVSWYKGKSLLSSISVSDLNIRLSLPLEVEYQDTNTYRCVVNNPITNLTQHLHITQLCHSCEDFTFIPKVLICCAVVGFLIIVIVLIFWICRKHTNAQNQAVQTGEDEITYAFYMHTTFYERQTHQPGRGVYTLNFGA; encoded by the exons atggagggacattctgttactctacacactgatactcaactacacacacatgatgtGATCGAGTGGATGTTTGGTGTTCAGAGTCCAGATGAGATTATAGCTGAAATCAACAGAGAAGCCAatataacatcatttattattgAGAGATTAAAGAATCATTTACAGTTGAATcctcagactggatctctcatcatcacaaacatcaaaactcaacacactggactttatcaactagAGATCACGAGACAAACTTCTGTTCACAAAAGACACTTCAATCTGACTGTCTATG cTTCTCTGCCAATACCTGTCATTACCAGCAACACATCTGACTGTTCAAGCTCAAAGTGTTcagtgttgtgttcagtgatgaatgtgtcacatgatgtgagtgtctcctggtacaaaggaaagagtttattgtccagcatcagtgtgtctgatctcaacatcagactctctctacctctggaggtggaatatcaggatacaaacacatacagatgtgtggtcaacaatcccatcacaaacctcacacaacatctacacatcactcaactctgtcacTCGTGTGAAG ATTTCACCTTCATTCCTAAAGTTTTGATCtgttgtgctgttgttggatttCTGATCATTGTAATTGTTCTGATCTTCTGGAtctgcagaaaacacacaaacgcacaaaaCCAGG CAGTTCAGACCGGTGAAGATGAGATCACTTATGCATTCTACATGCATACAACATTCtatgaaagacaaacacatcaacCG GGGCGAGGCGTCTACACCCTGAATTTTGGAGCGTGA
- the LOC130429669 gene encoding uncharacterized protein LOC130429669, translated as MGPSLIFLCLSLLIHSGVFGDEVKSVSVMEGHSVTLHTDVVKQRDDKIVWYYGPEHTFVGTINGKPNSTKLSKDEIFIDKLKLDDQTGDLTITNITSQHSGLYTMKNSINNKVSSFSVTVYGDVKSVSVREGNSVILYTHVLKQSHDLMVWTFGPENTHVATIDVQANNITYSEDEMFRDRVKLDDQTEALMIHDTTTHHSGLYTLMISNNNKLSYMKFSVTVYEEMKSVSVREGHSLILYTHVLKQGHDLIEWTHGPENTHVATIDVEANSIMFSDDEMFRDRVKLDDQTEALMINETTSHHSGLHTLKISNNKSHFYKRFSVTIVTVSDFHVLWLCVIPAVLLICACICIWVFVHKQTANSMKKQLLTDDVSSKNSSITDVAISVMQD; from the exons ATGGGTCCCAGCTTGATTTTCCTCTGTCTGTCCCTTCTGATCCACAGTG gtgtgtttggtgatgaagtgaagtcagtgtcagtgatggagggacattctgttactctacacactgatgttGTTAAACAGAGAGATGATAAGATCGTGTGGTATTATGGGCCTGAACACACATTTGTTGGCACAATCAATGGAAAGCCCAACAGCACCAAGTTATCTAAAGATGAGATATTCATAGACAAACTGAagctggatgatcagactggagatctcaccatcacaaacatcacatctcaACATTCTGGACTTTATACAATGAAGAACAGCATCAATAATAAAGTCTCAAGTTTTAGTGTTACTGTCTATG GTGatgtgaagtcagtgtcagtgagaGAAGGAAATTCTGTTATCCTGTACACTCATGTTCTTAAACAGAGTCATGATCTGATGGTGTGGACTTTTGGACCAGAAAACACACATGTTGCAACAATTGATGTACAAGCCAATAACATCACATATTCTGAGGATGAGATGTTCAGAGACAGAGTGAAGCTGGATGATCAGACCGAAGCTCTCATGATCCATGACACCACAACTCatcactctggactttatacaCTAATGATCAGCAACAATAATAAACTCTCATACATGAAATTTAGTGTTACCGTCTATG aggaaatgaagtcagtgtcagtgagaGAAGGACATTCTCTTATTCTGTACACTCATGTTCTGAAACAGGGTCATGATCTGATAGAGTGGACGCATGGACCTGAAAACACACATGTTGCAACAATAGATGTAGAGGCCAACAGCATCATGTTCTCTGATGATGAGATGTTCAGAGACAGAGTGAAGCTGGATGATCAGACCGAAGCTCTCATGATCAATGAGACCACAAGTCATCACTCTGGACTTCACACACTGAAGATCAGCAACAACAAATCACACTTTTATAAGAGGTTCAGCGTTACTATCGTTACTGTCAGTG ATTTTCATGTCCTGTGGCTCTGTGTGATTCCCGCTGTACTTCTGATCTGTGCCTGTATCTGTATCTGGGTCTttgtacacaaacaaacag CAAATTCTATGAAAAAACAACTTCTAACAGATGACGTAAGCAGCAAAAACTCCAGCATCACAGATGTTGCCATCTCTGTAATGCAAGATTAA